From Salinibacterium sp. ZJ450, one genomic window encodes:
- the rdgB gene encoding RdgB/HAM1 family non-canonical purine NTP pyrophosphatase, with protein sequence MKIVLATHNAHKVEELRRILGPALGDHELIGYDGPEPIEDGDSFEANALIKARAAAAHTGLPALADDSGISVAALGGEPGIHSARYAGTRNDRDNNELLLANLADVADRSAAFECAAAFVDGAFEHVARGVWPGEVLPAASGTNGFGYDPIFQPEGHDVSSAELAPEEKNAISHRARAFAAIMPVVRERLG encoded by the coding sequence ATGAAGATCGTCCTCGCCACCCACAACGCTCACAAGGTGGAGGAGCTGCGGCGCATCCTCGGCCCCGCGCTCGGCGACCACGAACTGATCGGCTATGACGGACCGGAGCCGATCGAGGACGGCGACAGCTTCGAGGCGAACGCGCTGATCAAGGCGCGGGCCGCGGCCGCGCACACCGGGCTGCCGGCGCTCGCCGACGACAGCGGCATTTCGGTGGCCGCGCTCGGTGGGGAGCCGGGCATCCACTCGGCGCGGTACGCCGGTACGCGCAACGATCGGGACAACAACGAACTGCTGTTGGCCAACCTGGCGGATGTCGCGGACCGCTCCGCCGCGTTCGAGTGCGCCGCGGCCTTCGTCGACGGCGCGTTCGAGCATGTAGCGCGGGGGGTCTGGCCGGGCGAGGTGCTGCCCGCGGCATCCGGAACGAACGGATTCGGCTACGACCCGATCTTCCAGCCGGAGGGTCATGACGTGTCGTCGGCCGAACTCGCCCCGGAGGAGAAGAACGCGATCAGCCACCGGGCGCGGGCCTTCGCCGCGATCATGCCGGTGGTGCGGGAGCGTTTGGGCTAG